The following nucleotide sequence is from Halobacillus mangrovi.
CAGGTAAGAAAGATCCTGTAGGATCAATGGGATATGACTCACCGCTTGCTGTGTTATCTAAGAAGCCTCAGCTTCTCTACAGTTATTTCAAACAGCTTTTTGCACAAGTAACCAACCCGCCGATCGATGCGATCCGTGAATCACTGATCACTATGGTCGAAACTACCATCGGGGCGGAAGGCAACCTGGTTGATCCTCAGCCAGAGAGCTGTAGACAAATCCGTCTGAAAACCCCAGTTTTGACAAACCGTCAGCTGGAGCAGCTGCGCCAGCAGTCTCTGCCTGGCTTTGAAACGAAAACATTGTCTATTTTGTTCGATGCAAAAGAAGGCAAAATGAAAGAAGCTTTGGACCGCCTGTTTGAAGAAGCGGATCAAGCCGTTGAAGAAGGTACGACATTGCTCGTTCTATCCGACAGAGGCGTTAGCAGCAAGCAAGCAGCTATTCCGGCTCTTTTAGCGGTATCTGGTTTGCATCATCACTTAATCCGTAAAGGGACGCGTACAAAAGTTAGCTTGCTGATCGAAACAGGGGAAGCAAGAGAGGTCCATCACCACGCTACGCTGCTTGGTTATGGTGCGGAAGGTATCAATCCGTATCTTGCTTACGAGACGCTTCGTGATTTGTTGGAGCGCGGAGAAATGGAAGCAGAATCTCACGAACAAGCCGTAGAAACGTATGTGAAATCTGCTACTGATGGAATCATCAAAGTTCTATCCAAAATGGGAATTTCCACGATTCAAAGTTATCGCGGGGCCCAGATTTTTGAAGCGGTCGGCATTCATAAAGATGTCATCGACAAATACTTTACCCGTACAGCCTCTCGTTTAGGCGGAATTGGTCTGGATATTATTGAAAAAGAAGTATTAATGCGCCACGAAGTCGCTTACCGCGAGGATCGCGGAGCAAACCGCACACTCGAAGCCGGTGATGACTTCCAATATCGTAAAAACGGGGAGGATCACCAGTACAACCCGCAAACGATCGCAACGTTGCAGCACGCGTGCCGTAGCAACGATTACAAGCTTTTCAAACAGTATTCCCAAATGCTGACAGATGAAAAGCATAACTTGCAGTCTCTAAGAGGGTTACTCTCGTTCAAGAAGAGACCATCAATTCCTGTTGAGGAAGTAGAAACTGTTGAAGAGATTTGCAGTCGCTTCAAAACCGGTGCCATGTCCTACGGATCGATCAGTGAAGAAGCTCACGAAGCTTTAGCGATCGCTATGAACCGGATTGGCGGCAGAAGCAACTCAGGGGAAGGTGGAGAAGATGCAAGACGCTTTACGCCAGAAGAAAATGGAGACTCCAAGCGCAGTTCCATTAAACAGGTAGCTTCAGGACGATTTGGGGTATCCAGCCATTACCTTGTCAATGCGGATGAAATCCAAATTAAGGTAGCTCAAGGAGCGAAGCCAGGAGAAGGCGGTCACTTGCCTGGTAAGAAAGTATACCCATGGATTGCGGAAGTTCGTGGCTCAACACCAGGAGTGGAATTGATTTCTCCACCTCCGCACCACGATATTTATTCCATTGAAGACTTGGCTGAATTGATTTTCAATCTGAAAAATGCCAATCCGAAAGCTCGCATCAGCGTTAAGCTCGTGTCGGCAGTCGGCGTAGGAACCATCGCTGCAGGTGTAGCCAAAGGCCGTGCTGACCTTGTATTGATTAGCGGGTATGACGGCGGAACAGGCGCAGCGCCGAGGACGAGTATTAAGCATACCGGTCTCCCTTGGGAAATCGGACTGGCTGAAACTCACCAAACGCTCGTACTCGATCGGTTGAGGGACCGTATCGTCGTTGAAACGGATGGAAAAATGATGACAGGTCGGGACGTTGTTGTCGCAGCCCTTCTAGGAGCTGAAGAATATGGCTTTTCTACAGCACCGCTTGTCGTTCTTGGCTGTATCATGATGCGTGTCTGTCACTTAAACACTTGTCCAGTGGGTGTCGCTACTCAGGACCCTGAGCTTAGGAAGAAGTTCACAGGTGAAGCCGATCATCTAGAAAACTTCATGCGTTTCATCGCTCAGGAAGCTCGAGAATTGATGGCTGAGCTTGGCTTCCGTACCATCAATGAAATGATTGGCCGTACAGACGTACTTGAAGCGAACCAAGCGGTCGACCATTGGAAAGCAAAAGGTGTAGACTTGTCTGCCCTGCTTTACCAGCCTGACGTGCCAGCAGACTATGGCCGTTATGCAACGAGAAAACAAGACCATGGGTTGGACAAAACCTTGGATGTCGAGGAGCTTATTCCGCTATGCAAACATGCGATTGAAACCGGGGAGCCGGTGGAAGGAACAGGTTCGATCCGTAATATCCACCGTGTAACGGGGACAATGCTTGGAAGCGAGATTACTCGTAAGTATGGAGAAGCTGGCCTGCCTGAGGATACTATACGTTTAACCTTTAAAGGATCAGCAGGGCAAAGCTTTGGTGCGTTTATTCCTAAAGGAGTGACCTTGAGACTTGTCGGGGATTCCAATGACTATGTCGGTAAAGGGCTCTCAGGTGGAAAAATCATCGTTCATCCATCACCGAGATCATCGTTTGTACCTGAAGAGAACACCATTATTGGTAACGTATCTTTCTACGGAGCTTCCGGAGGAGAAGCGTATATCAATGGCCTTGCAGGAGAACGTTTCTGTGTAAGGAACAGTGGAGCAAACGTCGTCGTTGAAGGTGTAGGCGACCATGGCTGTGAATATATGACAGGTGGAAAAGTAGTGGTGCTAGGCGGAACTGGCCGTAACTTCGCTGCCGGTATGTCCGGAGGAGTTGCTTATGTACTTGATGAGACAGGACGTTCGTTTGAAACGAAGTGTAATAAAGAACTCGTCCACCTGCAGGCACTGAGTGACTCACAGGAAATTCAAGAGCTTTATGCCATGATTGAAAAGCATGTTCAATATACAAATAGTAAATTAGGACAACGCATCCTTAATAACTGGAATGAGTACATCTCTAAATTTGTACGTGTTATTCCGAGGGATTACTTGGCTATGCAAGAACGTATCAAACGCCTGAAAGATAGCGGGTTGGAGAAATTCGATGCTGAAATGACAGCATTCGAAGAAAGAAACAAACCGGTTGCAACAGTAAAATAAAACAGAAGGGGGATATCTGATGGGAAAGTCTACTGGATTTATGGAGTACGAACGCCAGACACTGCGTGAACGTGATCCTGAAACACGAACGAAAGACTGGGAAGATTACACGGTTCCCCTCTCAGAAGAAGAGGTGCAAGAACAAGGGGCGCGCTGCATGGATTGCGGCGTTCCTACTTGTCATTCCGGAATGGAGCTCAACGGCGTCACGACAGGATGCCCTGTA
It contains:
- the gltB gene encoding glutamate synthase large subunit, translating into MQKHGYPVPQGLYHPENEHEACGIGVIANIDGTKSHSIVENAITILCNLEHRGGQSADVSTGDGAGILTQIPHYFFEKQCEKEDIQLPEAGEYGIGMIFMPEDHDKRLECKRNFERVVHEEGQKFLGWRTVPINDSFVGNDAKKTKPFIRQAFIAPADNIKTQMDFERRLYIIRKRAEIEISTMEGFDDFYISSLSTNTIVYKGMLIPEQLDSFYIDLNHPDFKTALALVHSRFSTNTFPSWKRSHPNRFTIHNGEFNTLRGNVNWMRARQELCSSEYFSEEDLQKLLPVIDSQGSDSSMFDNAFEFLYLSGRSLAHTAMMMVPEPWSNDDTIQEDKKNFYEYHSCLMEPWDGPAALAYTDGKQIGACLDRNGLRPARYYVTKDGMIVLGSEVGALDIFADDILYKDRLHPGKMLLVDLEEGKIIPDEEIKLQIAREQPYKEWIEENKFDLEDLPEPKEEHRPVEPLLEQQLAFGYTTEELNKILTPMVTGKKDPVGSMGYDSPLAVLSKKPQLLYSYFKQLFAQVTNPPIDAIRESLITMVETTIGAEGNLVDPQPESCRQIRLKTPVLTNRQLEQLRQQSLPGFETKTLSILFDAKEGKMKEALDRLFEEADQAVEEGTTLLVLSDRGVSSKQAAIPALLAVSGLHHHLIRKGTRTKVSLLIETGEAREVHHHATLLGYGAEGINPYLAYETLRDLLERGEMEAESHEQAVETYVKSATDGIIKVLSKMGISTIQSYRGAQIFEAVGIHKDVIDKYFTRTASRLGGIGLDIIEKEVLMRHEVAYREDRGANRTLEAGDDFQYRKNGEDHQYNPQTIATLQHACRSNDYKLFKQYSQMLTDEKHNLQSLRGLLSFKKRPSIPVEEVETVEEICSRFKTGAMSYGSISEEAHEALAIAMNRIGGRSNSGEGGEDARRFTPEENGDSKRSSIKQVASGRFGVSSHYLVNADEIQIKVAQGAKPGEGGHLPGKKVYPWIAEVRGSTPGVELISPPPHHDIYSIEDLAELIFNLKNANPKARISVKLVSAVGVGTIAAGVAKGRADLVLISGYDGGTGAAPRTSIKHTGLPWEIGLAETHQTLVLDRLRDRIVVETDGKMMTGRDVVVAALLGAEEYGFSTAPLVVLGCIMMRVCHLNTCPVGVATQDPELRKKFTGEADHLENFMRFIAQEARELMAELGFRTINEMIGRTDVLEANQAVDHWKAKGVDLSALLYQPDVPADYGRYATRKQDHGLDKTLDVEELIPLCKHAIETGEPVEGTGSIRNIHRVTGTMLGSEITRKYGEAGLPEDTIRLTFKGSAGQSFGAFIPKGVTLRLVGDSNDYVGKGLSGGKIIVHPSPRSSFVPEENTIIGNVSFYGASGGEAYINGLAGERFCVRNSGANVVVEGVGDHGCEYMTGGKVVVLGGTGRNFAAGMSGGVAYVLDETGRSFETKCNKELVHLQALSDSQEIQELYAMIEKHVQYTNSKLGQRILNNWNEYISKFVRVIPRDYLAMQERIKRLKDSGLEKFDAEMTAFEERNKPVATVK